The following are from one region of the Chionomys nivalis chromosome 16, mChiNiv1.1, whole genome shotgun sequence genome:
- the Actl7a gene encoding actin-like protein 7A: protein MSLDSVWAPEAADMGDGPVKKAGNQASIQTQVLQTASLKDGPAKRAVWVRRESAETEDPEKSTAPKDRSKLEVTKAVVVDLGTGFCKCGFAGLPKPTHKISTTVGKPYMETAKTGDNRKETFVGHELLNPDIHLKLVNPLRHGIIVDWDTVQDIWEYLFRQEMKIAPEEHAVLVSDPPLSPHTNREKYAEMLFETFNTPAMHIAYQSRLSMYSYGRTSGLVVEVGHGVSYVVPIYEGYPLPSITGRLDYAGSDQTAYLMSLMNNFGKHFTEDQTSIVEDIKTRCCFMALDPFEEKKVPPSEHEIQYTLPDGKEIRLGQERFLCSEMFFKPSLIKSMQLGLHTQTVSCLNKCDIALKRDLMGNILLCGGSTMLKGFPNRLQKELSSMCPNDTPQVKVLPERDTAVWTGGSILASLQGFQPLWVHRFEYEEHGPFFLYRRCF, encoded by the coding sequence ATGTCTCTGGACAGCGTGTGGGCTCCAGAGGCAGCAGACATGGGGGATGGGCCTGTCAAGAAAGCTGGCAACCAGGCCTCCATACAGACACAGGTCCTCCAGACTGCCTCCCTAAAGGATGGCCCAGCAAAGAGGGCAGTATGGGTCCGTCGAGAGAGTGCCGAGACAGAAGACCCTGAGAAGTCAACCGCGCCCAAGGACAGGTCCAAGTTAGAGGTGACCAAAGCAGTGGTCGTGGATCTCGGCACCGGCTTCTGTAAATGTGGCTTTGCTGGCCTGCCAAAGCCCACTCATAAGATCTCAACAACAGTGGGCAAGCCCTACATGGAGACAGCCAAGACTGGGGATAATCGCAAAGAGACCTTCGTGGGGCATGAGCTCCTTAACCCAGACATACATCTTAAGCTGGTCAACCCCCTGCGTCATGGCATCATCGTGGACTGGGACACAGTACAGGACATCTGGGAATACCTCTTCCGACAAGAGATGAAGATCGCCCCGGAGGAGCATGCAGTCCTGGTCTCGGACCCACCCCTGAGCCCTCACACCAACAGAGAGAAGTATGCTGAGATGTTGTTTGAGACCTTCAACACACCTGCAATGCACATCGCCTACCAGTCCCGCCTGTCCATGTATTCGTACGGACGCACGTCTGGGCTGGTGGTGGAGGTGGGCCACGGCGTGTCCTATGTGGTACCCATCTATGAGGGTTATCCTCTGCCTAGCATCACGGGGCGGCTAGACTATGCAGGATCTGACCAGACAGCCTACCTGATGAGCTTGATGAACAACTTTGGAAAACACTTCACAGAGGACCAGACCAGTATTGTGGAGGACATCAAGACAAGATGCTGCTTCATGGCCCTGGACCCCTTCGAAGAGAAGAAAGTTCCTCCCAGTGAACATGAGATCCAATATACTCTGCCTGATGGAAAAGAGATCCGTCTGGGCCAGGAGAGGTTTCTCTGCTCGGAGATGTTCTTCAAGCCATCGCTGATCAAATCCATGCAGCTGGGCCTCCACACCCAGACGGTGTCCTGCCTTAACAAGTGTGACATCGCACTCAAGCGAGACCTCATGGGGAACATCCTGCTCTGTGGGGGCAGCACTATGCTCAAGGGGTTCCCTAACCGCCTGCAGAAGGAACTGAGCAGCATGTGCCCCAATGACACCCCACAGGTCAAAGTTCTGCCTGAGAGAGACACCGCAGTGTGGACTGGTGGCTCTATCCTGGCCTCGCTCCAGGGTTTCCAACCACTGTGGGTTCACCGCTTTGAGTACGAGGAGCATGGGCCTTTCTTTCTCTACAGAAGGTGCTTCTGA
- the Actl7b gene encoding actin-like protein 7B, which yields MATKNNPSPKPMGTAQGDPGEAGTLPVPEAGIRDTGSTQLKMKPKQIRKIKALVIDLGSQYCKCGYAGEQRPTYFISSTVGKRSAEMAADAGDTFKETYVGHELLNMEASLKLVNPLKHGVVVDWDCIQNIWEYIFHTAMKILPEEHAVLVSDPPLSPISNREKYAELMFETFRIPAMHVTSQALLSIYSYGKTSGLVVESGHGVSHVVPISEGDLLPGLPCRADYAGCDLTNYLMQLLNEAGHQFSDDHLHIVEHIKKKCCYAALLPEEEMSLSPEELRVDYELPDGKVITIGQERFRCSEMLFKPSLVGCTQPGLPELTADCLGRCQNTGFKEEMAANVLLCGGCTMLDGFPERFQRELSLLCPGDSPNVTAAPERKTSVWTGGSILASLQAFQQLWVSKEEFEERGCAAIYSKC from the coding sequence atgGCGACAAAGAACAACCCTAGCCCTAAGCCCATGGGCACAGCCCAGGGCGACCCTGGAGAGGCAGGAACACTGCCAGTCCCTGAGGCTGGCATCCGGGACACAGGGTCCACTCAACTGAAGATGAAGCCCAAGCAAATACGCAAGATCAAGGCGCTGGTCATTGACCTGGGCTCCCAGTACTGTAAGTGTGGCTACGCGGGAGAGCAGAGGCCCACCTACTTCATCTCCTCTACGGTGGGCAAGCGCAGCGCCGAGATGGCAGCAGACGCTGGAGACACCTTCAAGGAGACATACGTGGGCCATGAGCTGCTCAACATGGAGGCATCTCTGAAGCTGGTTAACCCACTGAAGCACGGCGTCGTGGTGGACTGGGATTGTATCCAGAACATCTGGGAGTACATCTTCCACACCGCCATGAAGATTCTTCCGGAAGAGCACGCGGTGCTGGTGTCCGACCCTCCGCTCAGCCCCATCAGCAACCGGGAAAAGTACGCGGAGCTCATGTTTGAGACCTTCCGCATCCCAGCCATGCACGTGACCTCCCAGGCGCTTTTGTCCATCTACTCATACGGCAAGACCTCCGGGCTGGTGGTCGAGAGCGGGCACGGTGTGTCGCATGTGGTACCCATCTCCGAGGGGGACCTGCTGCCGGGCCTGCCCTGCCGTGCAGACTATGCCGGCTGCGACCTCACCAACTACCTCATGCAGCTGCTCAATGAGGCAGGTCACCAGTTCTCGGATGACCACCTGCACATCGTCGAACACATCAAGAAGAAGTGCTGCTACGCCGCGCTGCTGCCAGAGGAGGAGATGAGCCTGAGCCCCGAGGAGCTGCGCGTAGACTACGAGCTCCCGGACGGCAAGGTCATCACCATCGGCCAGGAGCGCTTCCGCTGCTCCGAGATGCTCTTCAAGCCCTCCCTGGTGGGCTGCACCCAGCCGGGCCTCCCGGAGCTCACGGCTGACTGCCTGGGCCGCTGTCAGAATACTGGCTTCAAGGAGGAGATGGCTGCTAACGTGCTGCTGTGCGGTGGCTGTACCATGCTGGACGGCTTCCCTGAGCGTTTCCAGAGGGAGCTGAGTCTCCTCTGCCCCGGGGACAGCCCCAATGTAACCGCTGCTCCCGAGAGGAAGACGTCAGTGTGGACCGGCGGCTCCATCCTGGCCTCGTTGCAGGCCTTCCAGCAGCTTTGGGTCAGCAAGGAAGAGTTTGAGGAGCGCGGCTGCGCAGCCATCTACAGCAAATGCTAA